From Solwaraspora sp. WMMD1047, the proteins below share one genomic window:
- a CDS encoding alkaline phosphatase PhoX codes for MERRTVLRAAAVGATVGAGSAAFSGALWQQAFAGPAQTGPSPYGDLRAADANGVALPAGFTSRVIGRSRQRVAGTSYVWHDAPDGGACFPDGDGWIYVSNSEIPFLGGVGAVRFGADGAIVDAYRVLFGTNVNCAGGATPWGTWLSCEEVPLGRVFETFPRGGQDAVARTRMGRFKHEAAACDPDRQVVYLTEDEGDGCFYRFVPDRWGDLSAGRLEVLCAGADVTAGPVSWRPVPDRDGFPVPTRWQVGAAKHFDGGEGCYYTDGICYFTTKGDNRVWAYDAVGQRIDLAYDDSLLPPGTAPLTGVDNITGSAAGDLFVAEDGGNMEINVITPAGVVAPFLRLTGQSESEITGPAFSPDGSRLYFSSQRGTSGQSSGGITYEVRGPFRS; via the coding sequence GTGGAGCGTCGCACCGTACTGCGGGCGGCCGCCGTCGGGGCCACCGTGGGGGCCGGTAGCGCGGCCTTCTCCGGGGCACTGTGGCAGCAGGCGTTCGCCGGCCCCGCCCAGACCGGCCCGAGCCCGTACGGGGACCTGCGGGCCGCCGACGCCAACGGTGTCGCGTTGCCGGCCGGGTTCACCAGCCGGGTCATCGGCCGGTCCCGGCAGCGGGTGGCCGGCACGTCCTACGTCTGGCACGACGCGCCGGACGGCGGGGCCTGCTTCCCCGACGGAGACGGCTGGATCTACGTCTCCAACTCGGAGATCCCCTTCCTCGGCGGCGTGGGCGCGGTCCGGTTCGGCGCGGACGGCGCGATCGTCGACGCGTACCGGGTGTTGTTCGGCACGAACGTCAACTGCGCCGGTGGCGCGACCCCGTGGGGCACCTGGCTCTCCTGCGAGGAGGTGCCGCTCGGCCGGGTCTTCGAGACCTTCCCCCGGGGCGGGCAGGACGCGGTCGCCCGGACCCGGATGGGCCGCTTCAAGCACGAGGCGGCGGCCTGCGACCCGGACCGCCAGGTGGTCTACCTGACCGAGGACGAGGGCGACGGCTGCTTCTACCGCTTCGTCCCCGACCGGTGGGGCGACCTGTCGGCCGGTCGGCTGGAGGTGCTCTGCGCGGGCGCCGACGTGACCGCCGGCCCGGTCAGCTGGCGGCCGGTCCCGGACCGGGACGGCTTCCCGGTGCCGACCCGGTGGCAGGTCGGCGCGGCGAAACACTTCGACGGTGGCGAGGGCTGCTACTACACCGACGGGATCTGCTATTTCACCACCAAGGGCGACAACCGGGTCTGGGCGTACGACGCGGTCGGCCAGCGGATCGACCTGGCGTACGACGATTCGCTGCTGCCGCCGGGCACGGCCCCGCTGACCGGGGTGGACAACATCACCGGGTCGGCGGCCGGTGACCTGTTCGTGGCCGAGGACGGCGGCAACATGGAGATCAACGTGATCACGCCGGCCGGGGTGGTGGCGCCCTTCCTGCGGCTCACCGGCCAGTCCGAGTCGGAGATCACCGGGCCGGCGTTCTCGCCGGACGGCTCCCGGCTGTACTTCTCCTCGCAGCGCGGCACCTCCGGACAGTCCAGCGGCGGCATCACGTACGAGGTGCGGGGTCCGTTCCGGAGTTGA
- a CDS encoding YhjD/YihY/BrkB family envelope integrity protein, translated as MGLGWQRVRRISRAAFRPVRGRDLSLHAAAITFYSAIAVVPVALLAIWLTGLAAGADRVRQLTAYAIETLPDAIGADRATAALIDAGLHLTPAFALAALLPASLYGEGLRRAFVSVADPPGPDESLVGWRGRLLLLPLLAPAPALLLSILLALPLTTRLFRQGGWQAALGVVLSFLAVWLVLTPVLIWVFRVVGPGRPDWLSTVGLGSFTAANLSGFLHGFVLFCSLPLDLGLPFGGFEEVGAGVAVLLWLYLFHVIVLAGYSATLALSRWRRRRRPAAPMLNSGTDPAPRT; from the coding sequence ATGGGTCTGGGCTGGCAGCGGGTGCGGCGGATCTCCCGGGCGGCCTTCCGGCCCGTGCGGGGCCGCGACCTGTCGCTGCACGCGGCGGCGATCACCTTCTACTCCGCGATCGCGGTGGTGCCGGTGGCGCTGCTGGCCATCTGGCTGACCGGGCTGGCCGCCGGCGCCGACCGGGTCCGGCAGCTGACCGCGTACGCCATCGAGACCCTGCCGGACGCGATCGGCGCGGATCGCGCGACGGCCGCCCTGATCGACGCCGGCCTGCACCTGACCCCCGCCTTCGCGCTCGCGGCCCTGCTGCCCGCCTCGCTGTACGGCGAAGGGCTGCGTCGGGCGTTCGTCTCGGTCGCCGACCCGCCCGGCCCGGACGAGTCGCTGGTCGGCTGGCGCGGCCGGCTGCTGCTGCTCCCGCTGCTCGCCCCGGCCCCGGCGCTGCTGCTGTCGATCCTGCTGGCCCTGCCGCTGACCACCCGGCTGTTCCGGCAGGGCGGCTGGCAGGCCGCCCTCGGTGTGGTGCTGTCGTTCCTGGCGGTCTGGCTGGTGCTGACGCCGGTGCTGATCTGGGTGTTCCGGGTGGTCGGGCCGGGGCGGCCGGACTGGCTGAGCACCGTCGGGCTCGGCTCGTTCACCGCGGCGAACCTCTCCGGTTTCCTGCACGGCTTCGTGCTGTTCTGCTCGCTGCCACTGGACCTCGGCCTGCCGTTCGGCGGGTTCGAGGAGGTGGGGGCGGGGGTGGCCGTCCTGCTCTGGCTCTACCTCTTCCACGTGATCGTGCTGGCCGGCTACTCGGCCACCCTCGCCCTGAGCCGGTGGCGGCGGCGCCGCCGACCGGCCGCCCCGATGCTCAACTCCGGAACGGACCCCGCACCTCGTACGTGA
- a CDS encoding Uma2 family endonuclease: MRRVAQPAMMPEPSVGREPSFDVLRWRDEPWTAQLALDLLPETNGPKVEVLSGSVIVTPHAGFDHQSAELDLAYLLKQSARRAKLWLYHEVNIISGDDLFIPDIAVLRSSGGGRASMDIGEAVLLGEIVSPGSRRKDVIDRPREYAAAGVPFFLRVDLRNRVPAMALYELVDREYTPVAAAAAGGRFVMTQPFDFAIDPADLLDGEDPDGSSGGG; encoded by the coding sequence GTGAGACGTGTGGCCCAGCCGGCGATGATGCCCGAGCCCTCAGTGGGGCGCGAGCCGTCATTCGACGTACTCCGCTGGCGCGATGAGCCCTGGACCGCCCAGCTAGCTCTCGATCTGTTGCCGGAGACCAACGGCCCCAAGGTCGAGGTCCTGAGCGGAAGCGTGATTGTGACACCACACGCGGGGTTCGACCATCAGAGCGCTGAATTGGATCTCGCCTACCTGCTCAAGCAGTCGGCTCGGCGGGCCAAGCTCTGGCTCTACCACGAGGTCAACATCATCTCCGGGGATGACCTGTTCATTCCCGATATCGCGGTGCTGCGATCGTCCGGCGGCGGCCGGGCGTCGATGGACATCGGCGAGGCGGTGCTGCTCGGCGAGATCGTCTCGCCGGGCAGCCGCCGCAAGGACGTGATCGACCGGCCGCGCGAGTACGCCGCCGCCGGCGTGCCGTTCTTCCTCCGGGTCGACCTGCGTAACCGGGTTCCCGCGATGGCTCTCTATGAGCTGGTGGACCGGGAGTACACCCCGGTCGCGGCTGCCGCAGCCGGTGGGCGGTTCGTGATGACCCAACCGTTCGACTTCGCCATCGATCCGGCGGACCTGCTCGACGGCGAGGATCCGGACGGGTCGTCCGGCGGCGGGTGA
- a CDS encoding GNAT family N-acetyltransferase codes for MVVIETDRLVIGPWTEEPAELARFFDIYSRWEVARWLGAQPRVLTDPAQALPAIRRWNGLYPDDRYGIWAVRPRDGGPVAGTVLLKPLPGRDDQPTDEIEVGWHLHPDSWGRGYATEAARGVVDRAFATGLAEVYAVVKPDNVASIAVTRRLGMTPLGPRTDWYGGVEVAAFRLAAHRR; via the coding sequence ATGGTGGTGATCGAGACCGACCGGTTGGTGATCGGGCCGTGGACGGAGGAGCCGGCCGAGTTGGCCAGGTTCTTCGACATCTACTCCCGCTGGGAGGTGGCCCGCTGGCTCGGGGCGCAGCCCCGCGTGTTGACCGACCCCGCGCAGGCGTTGCCGGCGATCCGGCGGTGGAACGGGCTCTACCCGGACGACCGGTACGGCATCTGGGCGGTGCGGCCGCGCGACGGTGGCCCGGTGGCCGGCACCGTGCTGCTCAAGCCGCTGCCGGGCCGCGACGACCAGCCCACCGACGAGATCGAGGTGGGCTGGCACCTGCATCCCGACTCGTGGGGGCGCGGCTACGCCACCGAGGCGGCCCGGGGGGTGGTCGACCGGGCGTTCGCGACCGGTCTCGCGGAGGTCTACGCGGTGGTGAAGCCGGACAATGTGGCGTCGATCGCGGTGACCCGACGACTCGGCATGACCCCGCTCGGCCCGCGTACCGACTGGTACGGCGGCGTCGAGGTGGCCGCCTTCCGGCTCGCCGCCCACCGGCGGTGA
- a CDS encoding NAD(P)-dependent oxidoreductase, giving the protein MRILWIGLGKFGRPMAEALLSRGHDLVLPVGNHARQATEDLLARGATPLGDGDAALEVCGVCLPTPADVDEAVGGLTAGRVADVVDFTTGNPAAARATAETLAARGIRYVDAPVSGSIDDAGRGALTIWAGARPEQVSPPARGLLEALAADLYYLGEVGQGAAMKLCNQIVHILTMAAIGEGVAFARAAGVDPMVAVRSMMTSSADSAMLRRFGASLVADDHAPKFALALAAKDIRFAVAQAEELGLNLSHLSILRDDLQARLDQGYGAWNFSVVAAPLERLDGSRASAGDDRPD; this is encoded by the coding sequence ATGCGCATTCTCTGGATCGGTCTCGGGAAGTTCGGGCGTCCGATGGCCGAGGCACTGCTGAGCCGGGGGCACGACCTGGTCCTGCCGGTGGGCAACCACGCGCGCCAGGCCACCGAGGACCTGCTGGCCCGGGGGGCGACGCCGCTCGGCGACGGCGACGCCGCCCTGGAGGTGTGCGGGGTCTGTCTGCCGACGCCGGCGGACGTCGACGAAGCCGTGGGTGGCCTGACCGCCGGCCGGGTCGCCGACGTCGTCGACTTCACCACCGGCAACCCGGCCGCCGCCCGCGCCACCGCCGAGACGCTGGCCGCCCGAGGCATCCGGTACGTCGACGCGCCGGTCTCCGGATCCATCGACGACGCGGGGCGGGGCGCGCTGACGATCTGGGCCGGCGCCCGGCCCGAACAGGTCAGCCCGCCGGCCCGCGGGTTGCTCGAGGCGCTGGCGGCCGACCTCTACTACCTGGGCGAGGTCGGCCAGGGCGCGGCGATGAAGCTGTGCAACCAGATCGTGCACATCCTGACCATGGCCGCGATCGGCGAGGGTGTCGCGTTCGCGCGGGCGGCCGGGGTGGACCCGATGGTCGCCGTGCGCAGCATGATGACCTCGAGCGCCGACTCGGCCATGCTGCGCCGGTTCGGCGCGTCGCTGGTGGCCGACGACCACGCCCCGAAGTTCGCGCTGGCCCTGGCCGCCAAGGACATCAGATTCGCGGTGGCGCAGGCCGAGGAGCTGGGCCTGAACCTGTCGCACCTGTCGATCCTCCGCGACGATCTGCAGGCCCGCCTCGACCAGGGTTACGGCGCCTGGAACTTCAGCGTCGTCGCCGCGCCACTGGAGCGTCTCGACGGGTCGCGGGCGTCCGCCGGCGACGATCGCCCCGACTGA
- a CDS encoding ATP-grasp domain-containing protein translates to MTEKRHHVLLVGGGNGAFRANRPETRTTFLTLRALLARFRGLDHHARVIAIQGDEPDEMLIGLARMIHATDPFDAVACLGEPLALLASRIAGALDLPGVPTPEVAIRIVDKERMRAHLVRAGLEEVRAYPVADVDELARIVTGGPEPAAWIVKPAAGSGSLGVSRVTAASDLAEAFHRAARPESPYDPDPGGRGVIVEPFLTGPQFSVESVSQGGVTSVLAITQKFSDPATFVELGHVVPAPISAAESDTIRDYVVALLDVLGVTDSVTHTELVLTPRGPRILETHARMGGDDIGEMASIVSGVNISAAAVELVLGESVQDRLANSQPSGTAEAVWFVASPEPGTFAGLDGVRDAEAVGSSVVVTELLSLGDPVEPLASSDSRVAQVRVSAASAKEAVALAQEAAKRLSLRIAKRVPADVGAHGTV, encoded by the coding sequence ATGACTGAGAAGCGCCACCACGTCCTGCTCGTCGGCGGCGGCAACGGCGCCTTCAGGGCGAACCGACCGGAGACGCGGACGACCTTCCTCACGCTCCGGGCACTGCTGGCCAGATTCCGGGGCCTGGACCATCACGCCCGGGTCATCGCGATCCAGGGTGACGAGCCCGACGAGATGCTGATCGGCCTGGCACGGATGATCCACGCGACCGACCCGTTCGATGCCGTCGCCTGCCTGGGAGAGCCGCTGGCCCTGCTGGCGTCGCGGATCGCCGGGGCGCTCGACCTGCCGGGCGTCCCGACGCCGGAGGTGGCCATCCGCATCGTCGACAAGGAGCGGATGCGCGCCCACCTCGTCCGGGCCGGGCTGGAGGAGGTGCGGGCATATCCGGTCGCCGACGTGGACGAACTCGCCCGCATCGTCACCGGCGGCCCCGAACCGGCGGCCTGGATCGTCAAGCCGGCCGCCGGCTCCGGCAGCCTCGGTGTGTCGAGGGTGACCGCGGCCAGCGACCTGGCCGAGGCGTTCCACCGGGCCGCCCGGCCGGAGTCGCCGTACGATCCCGACCCCGGCGGCCGCGGGGTCATCGTGGAGCCCTTCCTGACCGGGCCGCAGTTCAGCGTCGAGTCGGTCAGTCAGGGCGGGGTCACCTCGGTGCTCGCCATCACCCAGAAGTTCTCCGATCCGGCGACCTTCGTCGAACTCGGTCACGTCGTACCCGCGCCGATCTCCGCGGCCGAGAGCGACACCATCCGCGACTACGTCGTCGCGCTTCTCGACGTGCTCGGGGTCACCGACAGCGTCACCCACACCGAACTGGTCCTCACCCCGCGGGGGCCGCGGATCCTGGAGACACATGCCCGGATGGGCGGGGACGACATCGGCGAGATGGCCTCGATCGTCAGCGGGGTGAACATCTCGGCGGCGGCGGTCGAACTCGTCCTCGGCGAGTCCGTCCAGGACCGGCTGGCGAACAGCCAGCCGAGCGGCACCGCGGAGGCCGTCTGGTTCGTGGCCTCGCCGGAGCCGGGAACGTTCGCGGGACTGGACGGGGTCCGCGACGCCGAGGCCGTGGGCTCCTCGGTCGTCGTCACCGAGTTGCTGAGCCTCGGCGACCCGGTGGAGCCGCTGGCGAGCTCGGACTCCCGGGTGGCACAGGTGCGGGTCAGCGCGGCCAGCGCGAAGGAGGCGGTCGCCCTGGCCCAGGAGGCCGCGAAGCGGCTCAGCCTGCGGATCGCGAAGCGCGTGCCGGCCGACGTCGGCGCTCACGGCACCGTCTGA
- a CDS encoding MFS transporter yields MSGTQLRRLTLVERYLGRRGPGRTIAMAGFVDMLGAGLHLSVLPLYLVRFAGVSPGQVGLVVGASGVAALLAPYLAGYLADRASPLPVWRTTVALRMVGYGAFVLVDSLWSYALLALFLTPLDRATSNAQLSYLVAGFEADERNRTTAAVRTCRNAGLSVGLLVASLFLAVDTKPAYQAAFLVNAVSFLLLLGALARLPAIRRPLPAPAPQPAPPAPAPPARRAERPAPATNPWTDLRYLSLTAGDALMSAHTTVLFVVFPLWVATHQRFPAELLGILLALNSVATMALQPPLSELGTGLRNAGRLIRWAGAALLGCGALFWAASVVDTTAAAIALAVAAILALTLGENLQEVAVFEASHRLAPAAAIGRYLGVFSLGDSTQRIVGPSALTAVLVATPAGWAIFMAVTGLGALGVLRALGDDND; encoded by the coding sequence ATGAGCGGGACACAACTGCGGCGGCTCACCCTGGTCGAGCGGTACCTCGGTCGCCGTGGCCCGGGCCGGACCATCGCGATGGCCGGATTCGTCGACATGCTCGGCGCCGGCCTGCACCTCAGCGTCCTCCCCCTCTACCTGGTCCGGTTCGCCGGCGTCAGCCCCGGCCAGGTGGGTCTGGTGGTGGGGGCGTCGGGGGTCGCCGCGCTGCTGGCCCCGTACCTGGCCGGGTACCTCGCCGACCGGGCCAGTCCGCTGCCGGTATGGCGGACCACGGTGGCCCTCCGGATGGTCGGCTACGGCGCGTTCGTGCTGGTGGACTCGCTCTGGTCGTACGCCCTCCTGGCGCTCTTCCTCACCCCCCTGGACCGGGCCACCAGCAACGCGCAGCTCTCCTACCTCGTCGCCGGCTTCGAGGCCGACGAACGGAACCGAACGACAGCGGCGGTCCGTACCTGTCGCAACGCCGGCCTCTCCGTCGGTCTGCTGGTCGCGTCCCTGTTCCTCGCCGTCGACACGAAGCCGGCCTACCAGGCCGCCTTCCTGGTCAACGCCGTGAGTTTCCTGCTGCTCCTCGGCGCCCTCGCCCGGCTGCCCGCGATCCGGCGGCCGTTGCCGGCCCCGGCGCCGCAGCCGGCACCGCCGGCCCCGGCACCGCCGGCCCGGCGGGCTGAGCGGCCGGCACCGGCCACGAATCCCTGGACCGACCTGCGCTACCTCAGCCTCACCGCCGGCGACGCGTTGATGTCGGCCCACACCACCGTGCTGTTCGTCGTCTTCCCGCTCTGGGTCGCCACCCATCAGCGGTTCCCCGCCGAGCTGCTCGGCATCCTGCTCGCCCTGAACTCGGTGGCCACGATGGCGCTGCAGCCGCCGCTGTCCGAACTCGGCACCGGCCTGCGCAACGCAGGACGCCTGATCCGCTGGGCGGGGGCGGCGCTGCTCGGCTGCGGCGCCCTGTTCTGGGCGGCGAGCGTCGTCGACACCACGGCCGCCGCCATCGCGCTGGCGGTGGCGGCCATCCTGGCGCTGACCCTCGGGGAGAACCTGCAGGAGGTGGCGGTCTTCGAGGCGTCCCACCGGCTGGCCCCGGCGGCCGCCATCGGCCGCTACCTCGGCGTGTTCAGCCTCGGCGACTCGACCCAGCGGATCGTCGGCCCGTCCGCGCTCACCGCGGTGCTGGTGGCGACGCCCGCGGGATGGGCCATCTTCATGGCCGTGACCGGGCTGGGTGCGCTCGGCGTGCTACGAGCGCTTGGAGACGACAATGACTGA
- a CDS encoding ATP-grasp domain-containing protein — MTTLMLRHSAYWGRELLDSDTDVVLIDLIEADVPAALAGRYSRIYRVESWSDMAGLSLIAGDLIASGVDVRMVYSPTELTQFAAGYLRTALSATPNPLSVVLATRDKRVMKNLAAKAGLRVTNWETVHADRVADDLARVAEQVGFPLVAKPVNGFGTQHTDVIESPEQLADYARRAFDGKVPSATDMFVCERFVPGAEYHADALLDGGRIVSILVSRYLVNPRDLRAGAGPDLSIGLDEQTHPRPYEAVREGLTRFIREAGLTDGPVHFEFFADPAESTWTPDGLVFSEIASRIGGGNIADLVGAYCGVNLRMQTLAQGLGDDLGKLPWRRVPSPVVGLLNLIPTRSGTITGLPVPDRLSAEPDVLFASVPAKVGAHYEVGVSTATWTAVVVFAAQSEQALVERARTLVARYPIHVE, encoded by the coding sequence ATGACCACCCTGATGCTGCGCCACTCCGCGTACTGGGGCCGGGAACTGCTGGACAGCGACACCGACGTGGTGCTCATCGATCTGATCGAGGCGGACGTGCCCGCGGCCCTGGCCGGCAGGTACTCCCGGATCTACCGCGTCGAATCCTGGTCGGACATGGCGGGACTGAGCCTGATCGCCGGCGACCTGATCGCCAGCGGGGTGGACGTCCGCATGGTCTACTCGCCGACGGAACTCACCCAGTTCGCCGCCGGTTACCTGCGTACCGCCCTGTCAGCCACGCCGAACCCGCTCTCCGTCGTGCTGGCCACCCGCGACAAGCGGGTGATGAAGAACCTCGCGGCCAAGGCCGGCCTCCGCGTCACCAACTGGGAGACCGTGCACGCCGATCGGGTCGCCGACGACCTCGCCCGGGTCGCCGAGCAGGTGGGTTTTCCACTGGTGGCCAAGCCCGTCAACGGTTTCGGCACCCAGCACACCGACGTCATCGAGTCGCCGGAGCAGCTCGCCGACTACGCCCGACGGGCGTTCGACGGCAAGGTGCCGTCCGCGACGGACATGTTCGTCTGCGAGCGGTTCGTGCCCGGGGCCGAGTACCACGCCGACGCGCTCCTCGACGGCGGCCGGATCGTCTCCATCCTGGTGTCGCGCTACCTGGTCAACCCGCGGGACCTGCGGGCCGGGGCGGGGCCGGACCTCTCCATCGGACTCGACGAGCAGACCCACCCACGGCCGTACGAAGCCGTCCGCGAGGGACTGACCCGCTTCATCCGGGAGGCCGGCCTGACCGACGGGCCGGTTCACTTCGAGTTCTTCGCCGACCCGGCCGAGAGCACCTGGACCCCGGACGGGCTGGTCTTCTCCGAGATCGCCAGCCGCATCGGCGGGGGCAACATCGCCGATCTGGTCGGGGCGTACTGCGGGGTCAACCTGCGGATGCAGACGCTCGCCCAGGGGCTCGGTGACGATCTCGGCAAGCTGCCATGGCGCCGGGTCCCGAGCCCGGTCGTCGGCCTGCTCAACCTGATCCCGACCCGGTCCGGCACCATCACCGGGTTGCCGGTCCCGGACCGGCTCTCGGCCGAGCCCGACGTGCTCTTCGCGTCCGTACCGGCGAAGGTCGGCGCCCACTACGAGGTCGGCGTCTCGACGGCCACCTGGACCGCGGTCGTGGTCTTCGCGGCCCAGTCCGAACAGGCCCTGGTGGAACGCGCGCGGACGCTTGTCGCGCGATACCCGATCCACGTGGAATGA